A portion of the Streptomyces coeruleoprunus genome contains these proteins:
- the pepN gene encoding aminopeptidase N — protein MPGTNLTREEAQRRAALLTVDAYEIDLDLSGAQEGGTYRSVTLVRFESAEEGAETFIDLVAPAVHEVVLNGKHLDAAAVFRDSRITLKHLRQGLNELKVVADCAYTNTGEGLHRFVDPVDDQAYLYTQFEVPDARRVFASFEQPDLKATFQFTVKAPSGWTVISNSPTPEPKDDVWVFEPTPRMSTYVTALIVGPYHAVHSAYEGPDGQVVPLGVYCRPSLAEFLDADAIFEVTRQGFDWFQEKFDYAYPFAKYDQLFVPEFNAGAMENAGAVTIRDQYVFRSKVTDAAYEVRAETILHELAHMWFGDLVTMEWWNDLWLNESFATYTSIACQAYAPGSKWPHSWTTFANQMKTWAYRQDQLPSTHPIMAEIRDLDDVLVNFDGITYAKGASVLKQLVAYVGMDAFFEGVQAYFKRHAFGNTRLSDLLGALEETSGRDLKNWSRKWLETAGINILRPVIDTDANGVITSFAVKQEAPALPAGAKGEPTLRPHRIAVGFYDLDDAGKLVRTERVELDVDGELTGVEAVVGKRRPAVVLLNDDDLSYAKVRLDEESLRAVVAHLGDFTESLPRALCWASAWDMTRDGELATRAYLDLVLSGIAKESDIGVVQSLHRQVKLAVDLYGAPDWRETGLARWTEATLEHLRAAAPGSDHQLAWARAFAATARTDEQLDLLAALLDGSETIEGLVVDTELRWTFVERLAATGRFEAAEIASEHERDRTAAGERHAATAMAARPTAEAKAEAWASVVESDKLPNAVQEAVISGFVQADQRELLAPYTEKFFAAVKGVWESRSHEMAQQVAVGLYPSLQVSRETLEATDAWLASAEPNAALRRLVSESRSGVERALKAQAADR, from the coding sequence GTGCCTGGCACAAACCTGACCCGTGAAGAGGCACAGCGCCGCGCCGCGCTGCTGACCGTGGACGCGTACGAGATCGACCTGGATCTCAGCGGCGCGCAGGAGGGCGGCACCTACCGGTCCGTGACCCTGGTGCGCTTCGAGTCCGCCGAGGAGGGCGCGGAGACGTTCATCGACCTGGTGGCCCCCGCGGTCCACGAGGTGGTGCTGAACGGCAAGCACCTCGACGCGGCCGCCGTCTTCCGCGACTCGCGGATCACCCTGAAGCACCTGCGGCAGGGCCTGAACGAGCTGAAGGTCGTCGCGGACTGCGCGTACACGAACACCGGCGAGGGCCTGCACCGGTTCGTCGACCCGGTCGACGACCAGGCGTACCTGTACACCCAGTTCGAGGTGCCGGACGCGCGGCGGGTGTTCGCCAGCTTCGAGCAGCCCGACCTGAAGGCGACCTTCCAGTTCACCGTGAAGGCGCCGTCCGGCTGGACGGTGATCTCGAACTCGCCGACGCCGGAGCCGAAGGACGACGTCTGGGTCTTCGAGCCGACGCCGCGGATGTCGACGTACGTCACGGCGCTGATCGTCGGCCCGTACCACGCGGTGCACTCCGCCTACGAGGGCCCGGACGGGCAGGTCGTGCCGCTCGGCGTGTACTGCCGGCCGTCGCTCGCGGAGTTCCTGGACGCGGACGCGATCTTCGAGGTCACGCGGCAGGGCTTCGACTGGTTCCAGGAGAAGTTCGACTACGCCTACCCGTTCGCCAAGTACGACCAGCTCTTCGTGCCGGAGTTCAACGCGGGCGCGATGGAGAACGCGGGCGCGGTGACGATCCGCGACCAGTACGTGTTCCGGTCGAAGGTGACGGACGCCGCGTACGAGGTGCGGGCCGAGACGATCCTGCACGAGCTGGCCCACATGTGGTTCGGCGACCTCGTGACCATGGAGTGGTGGAACGACCTGTGGCTGAACGAGTCGTTCGCCACGTACACGTCGATCGCCTGCCAGGCGTACGCGCCGGGCTCGAAGTGGCCGCACTCGTGGACGACGTTCGCGAACCAGATGAAGACCTGGGCGTACCGGCAGGACCAGCTGCCGTCCACGCACCCGATCATGGCCGAGATCCGCGACCTGGACGACGTGCTGGTCAACTTCGACGGCATCACGTACGCCAAGGGCGCGTCCGTGCTGAAGCAGCTCGTCGCGTACGTCGGCATGGACGCGTTCTTCGAGGGCGTGCAGGCGTACTTCAAGCGCCACGCGTTCGGCAACACGCGCCTGTCCGACCTGCTGGGCGCCTTGGAGGAGACCTCCGGGCGCGACCTGAAGAACTGGTCGCGCAAGTGGCTGGAGACGGCCGGCATCAACATCCTGCGCCCGGTGATCGACACGGACGCGAACGGCGTCATCACCTCGTTCGCCGTCAAGCAGGAGGCCCCGGCGCTGCCGGCCGGCGCGAAGGGCGAGCCCACGCTGCGGCCGCACCGGATCGCCGTCGGCTTCTACGACCTGGACGACGCGGGCAAGCTGGTGCGCACCGAGCGCGTCGAGCTGGACGTGGACGGCGAGCTGACCGGTGTGGAGGCCGTGGTGGGCAAGCGCCGCCCGGCGGTGGTGCTGCTGAACGACGACGACCTGTCGTACGCGAAGGTGCGGCTCGACGAGGAGTCGCTGCGCGCGGTCGTGGCGCACCTGGGCGACTTCACCGAGTCGCTGCCGCGCGCGCTGTGCTGGGCGTCGGCCTGGGACATGACCCGCGACGGCGAGCTGGCCACCCGTGCCTACCTGGACCTGGTGCTGTCGGGCATCGCCAAGGAGTCCGACATCGGTGTGGTGCAGTCGCTGCACCGCCAGGTGAAGCTGGCGGTGGACCTGTACGGGGCGCCGGACTGGCGCGAGACGGGTCTGGCCCGCTGGACGGAGGCGACGCTGGAGCACCTGCGGGCGGCGGCGCCGGGCAGCGACCACCAGCTGGCCTGGGCGCGGGCGTTCGCGGCGACGGCCCGTACGGACGAGCAGCTGGACCTGCTGGCGGCGCTGCTGGACGGGTCCGAGACGATCGAGGGCCTGGTCGTGGACACCGAGCTGCGCTGGACGTTCGTGGAGCGGCTGGCGGCGACCGGCCGGTTCGAGGCCGCGGAGATCGCCTCCGAGCACGAGCGGGACCGCACGGCGGCCGGTGAGCGGCACGCGGCCACCGCGATGGCGGCGCGGCCGACGGCGGAGGCCAAGGCGGAGGCCTGGGCGTCGGTCGTGGAGTCCGACAAGCTGCCGAACGCGGTGCAGGAGGCGGTGATCTCGGGCTTCGTCCAGGCGGACCAGCGGGAGCTGCTGGCCCCGTACACGGAGAAGTTCTTCGCGGCGGTCAAGGGCGTGTGGGAGTCCCGCTCGCACGAGATGGCCCAGCAGGTCGCGGTGGGTCTCTACCCGTCGCTCCAGGTGTCGCGGGAGACGCTGGAGGCGACGGACGCGTGGCTGGCGAGCGCGGAGCCGAACGCGGCGCTGCGCCGGCTGGTGTCGGAGTCCCGCTCGGGTGTCGAGCGGGCGCTGAAGGCGCAGGCCGCCGACCGCTGA